A single region of the Sciurus carolinensis chromosome 14, mSciCar1.2, whole genome shotgun sequence genome encodes:
- the Aptx gene encoding aprataxin isoform X4: protein MKLQPGQVLHMVNELYPYIIEFEEETKNPGLETHRKRKRSGNSDSVERDAVRETEPGTGLEPGSSSNQCSVAPQKGKDASNKKESLGHWSQGLKVSMQDPKMQVYKDEQVVVIKDKYPKACHHWLVLPWASISSLKDVTREHLELLKHMHTVGEKVIADFAGSGKLRFRLGYHAIPSMSHVHLHVISQDFDSPCLKNKKHWNSFNTEYFLESEAVIKVVQESGRVTVRDGMSELLKLPLRCHECQQLLPTIPQLKEHLRKHWTK from the exons AGCTGCAGCCTGGCCAGGTTCTCCACATGGTGAATGAACTTTATCCATATATTATAGAGTTTGAGGAAGAGACAAAGAACCCTGGCTTAGAAAcacacaggaagagaaagaggtcaGGCAATAGTGATTCTGTAGAAAGGGATGCTGTCCGGGAAACTGAACCTGGGACAGGGCTGGAACCTGGGAGCAGCTCCAACCAATGCTCTGTGGCCCCCCAAAAGGGGAAAGATGCATCTAACAAAAAG gAATCACTGGGCCATTGGAGTCAAGGCTTGAAGGTTTCTATGCAGGACCCCAAAATGCAg GTTTACAAAGATGAGCAGGTGGTGGTGATTAAGGATAAATATCCTAAGGCCTGTCATCACTGGCTGGTCTTACCATGGGCCTCCATTTCTAGCCTGAAGGATGTGACCAGGGAACACTTGGAACTCCTCAAGCATATGCACACTGTTGGGGAAAAGGTGATTGCAGATTTTGCTGGATCTGGCAAACTCCGCTTCCGATTGGGCTACCATGCCATTCCCAGCATGag cCATGTACACCTTCATGTAATCAGTCAAGATTTTGATTCTCCttgccttaaaaacaaaaaacattggaATTCTTTCAATACAGAATACTTCCTAGAATCAGAAG CTGTGATCAAGGTGGTACAAGAGTCTGGCAGAGTGACTGTTCGAGATGGGATGTCTGAGCTCTTGAAGCTGCCCCTTCGTTGTCATGAGTGCCAGCAGCTGCTGCCTACCATTCCTCAGCTGAAAGAGCATCTCAGGAAGCACTGGACAAAATGA